Genomic DNA from Pseudodesulfovibrio sp. S3:
CGTACCCCTTGCCGAAGCACCGCATATCTATGTAGAAATTATATACCTTGGTGTTGTGCCCCACCTTGTCCTTGATCAGGTGATCGTACTTGAGGGCGTACATGCAGCAGGTTCGCGAGCAGTATTCGTGGTAATTCTTGTCACGGCTGCCCACGCAATGGATGATGGCCACGCTCTCGGGCAACTTGCCGTTCTTCATGAGAATCTTGCCGCCGGTCGGACCCACAGCGTTGTTCAGCCGCTCGAACTGGAGGGCCGTATAGACCTCGTCGAACCTGCCGAACCCGTATTCGGCCATGGGCGTCGGGTCCATGGCCGCGTACCCGGTGGCCAGCACGATGCTGCCCACATGAAAGACCTCAAGGCTCTCCTTCATCTCGTAATCGATGGCCCCGGTGGGACAGATCGTCTGGCAGACGCCGCACTTGCCCTTGGTGATCATCTTGCAGATGGTCCCGTCAATGACCGGCGTGTTCGGCACGGCCTGCGGTGAATTCCTGAAAATGGCCTTGCGCCTGGTCAGCCCTTCATCGAACTCGCTGGGTGCCTTGGTCGGACACTTTTCCAGGCAGGCACCGCACCCAGTGCAGATATCCGCATTGATGTAGCGGGGCTTGTGCCGGACCGTAACCGTGTAGTTGCCCACGAAGCCGGAAACCTCATCGACCTCGCTCCAGGTCATGAGGTTGATGTTCGGTTCCTGGGAAACCGCCACCATCTTGGGGGTGGAGATGCAGGCCGCGCAATCCAGGGTCGGAAACGTCTTGTCGAACTGGGCCATATGCCCGCCGATGGACGGTCCCTTTTCCACGAGATGCACCCGGTGCCCTGATTTGGCTATGTCCAGCGAAGCCTGGATACCGGCAATTCCGGCACCCACCACCATGACATCCGGCAGGACGTCGACTTCACGGGAAAAGAGTTCCTGATGCTGCCCCACCCTCTCCACGGCGGCCTCCACGATGTGCATGGCCTTGGCCGTGGCCTCGACCGGATCCGCAGTGATCCACGAACAATGCTCCCGGATGCAGGAATGCTGCAACAGATACGGATTAAGACCAGCCCGGGCGCATGCCCCCTGGAACGTCTTTTCGTGGAGCCTGGGGGAACAGGAGGCGACCACCACGCGACTCAGGCCATATTCCCTGATATCCTTGATGATCATCTCCTGACCGGGGTCCGAACACATGAACTGGTAGTCGCGCGAAACCGCAACGTCCTTGAGCCCCCTTGCGTAGGCAGCGACACCTTCACAGTCGACCTTGCCCGCGATGTTGGACCCGCAATGACATACATAGACGCCTATCTTCTTGGCCATGGCTCGCCCCTCCCGCAGGTGGTCAACGAATGCTCTTGCCGCTGTTCAATTCCAGGGTCAACTCACCGACAAGTCGCTTGAGCTTCTCGTTCTCCACTGCCAACTCCGACTCGTCCTGGGCGTTCGGGGGTCTCTCGAAAACCTGATGGCAGTGCTCCAGAAAATACCCCCGCCACTTGTAATATTGACCGGGCCGAAGATCGTGGGACCGGCACAGCTCGTTGACGCACCCCCCCATGAGCCCTTCCAGCACCAGCCTCGCCTTTGTCCTTGCATCCCATTTCCTTCGCATCCGCCCACCTCCTGCCGACCGTCCCCTCGTCTTCTCATTTCAGGGCCTTTTCATGGTGACCTTGAGAAGGCCTGCATCGGCCTGCGCTCTTGTTCCTCAAGGCTTTCCGCGGCAACCTGTTGTCATTCAGGAGAAAAAAACACACACCTGTTTTCAAACCACGCAACCAAGGGTGTCTCTTCTTCTCAAGATCAATATCCGTACCGTTATGAATATGCGCAGTAATCTTCTGCGATTGCTCATGGAGAACCACTGTGAAACGGCTGAAATGCAATCGGAAACAAGGGATTTTCGTCTTGTGCTGCTGGATTTGTCTTGTCTGACAAGACCGGGCGCAGAATGAGGTGACACCCAGCGCCGATAAAGGAAACGATTGTGCTCCCATAGGTCCACCGGCACTCTCTTGGATACCGGCCATGCAGGGTCTGCAGACCATCTTGTCCGGCGATATTCATGGGAGCACTGCTGTTATTAAATACTTTTTGCCAATGAATTCATAAGCAACGGTTTATTGACACATCCGTACAATAACGTGATATGATATGACGGATTAATTATCGTGGGGCGAACGCCATGGCTGACATCCTCATCATAGACGGCGACATTTCCTTTGCCACGCAATTGGAAGCGGACCTCCTGCGCCATGGGCTGCCTGCGGCATCCTGCAATTGCCTTGCCCGGGCCATGGGCATGCTCCACATGGGCAATTATAAGATCGTGCTGATCGGCGACGGCCTCCCGGACGGCGATTGCCTGGATTTTCTTGCCACCATAAGAGAAATCCCCTCCTTTCCCGAAGTCATCATCATCTCCCGAAACAGAGACCCGGACGTGGTGGAAAAGGCCATAGAGAACGGGGCGTGGAACTACATGATCAAGCCGCCGAACATGCAGCGGCTGCTCGTGCACATACACAGGATCATTGAGTACCAGACCGAAAAAAGCACAACGGGTGTTCCGATTTCCCTGCGCAGGGAAGGGATCATAGGGAACAGCCGCCTGCTCCTGGCCTGCCTGGATACCGTGGCCCAGGCGGCGGCCACCGACAGCAACGTGCTCCTCTTCGGGGAGACCGGAACCGGCAAGGAGCTCTTCGCCAGGGCCATCCACAAAAACAGCGCTCGGGAGAAAAAGCCGTTCGTGGTCGTGGACTGCGCGGCACTGCCAGACACCCTGGCAGAGAACCTGCTGTTCGGCCATGAACGGGGCGCATACACCAGCGCCGACCATCACTCCATTGGCCTCATCAAGCAGGCGGACGGAGGAACGCTCTTTCTCGACGAAATCGGCGAACTGCCGATCTCCATGCAAAAGGTCTTCTTGAGGGTCCTGGAGGGACGAAGCTTCAGACCGGTCGGCGGCGTCAAGGAGGTCACCAGCAATTTCCGACTGCTCGCGGCAACCAACCGCAACCTGGAGGAAATGGTCCAGAGAGAGGAATTCAGGCGGGATCTCTTCTACCGGCTCCTCGGAATCCAGATCCAACTCCCGCCGCTCAGGGCCATCGCCGAAGACATCAACGAACTGGCCTGCAATTTCATCCGCCGCCATTGCCAGCGGATGAAAATAGAAGGCAAGGGGTTTTCATCGGATTTCCTGGACGCGCTCATGCAATATGATTGGCCCGGCAACATCAGGGAACTCATGAACACCATAGAACAAGCCATTGCCCAGGCCGGAAAGGAAGCCATCCTCTACCCGCGACATCTTCCCAAGACCATCCGGGCACAGCTCGCCCGCCGGGCACTGGGAAATGCAACAGACACACAGTCCGAACAGGAAACGGAAATACTCGATGCAGACACTTTTCCCGATCTGAAATCCCATCGCAAACAGCAGATACTGGAACTTGAAACGCAGTATCTCAAGAACCTGATGCGGATCACTCTCGGCGACATGGAACAGTCCTGCCGGATAGCGGGACTCTCACGTGCCCGGCTCTATGCCCTGCTCAAACGGTATGCCATCACCAAACCATAAAGCGCCCGGGACCGACGGCCTCGACAGAGGTTGGCGCATGCCGTATACGCCCGGCATCGGCAAAGTGGAGGGCAACCTGGAACTCGAAATCCGCCCACTGCCGTCCCCACTGCGGAGAGTTTCCCGATTCCCAGCGTTGACCGTCCCTACCAGTTGCAGTACTTAGCCAAGGGACAAGAGGACATGAGATGATACGCGATACCGACATAGGCGGCCAGGACAGGGAAAACGCCATACCCGTGGAAGACCTGCGGAGTTTTGTGGATGATTTCCCCGCTCTGCTTTGGCGTATCGAAATAGCCCGCTCCCGTATCGAATTCCTCAACAACTATCCCCTGCTGCCGCTCGGCGACAGCGCCCAGCTCTTTTTGAAGAACAAGGCCTTCCGCAAACAGATGCTTCTCCCTGAAGACGCCCATCTGCTGGACACCTTTCTGGACGCGGTCAGCCAGGGCCGCACCATGGCAACGGCCTTCAGGGTGTACACCCCGAACGACTCCATCATGTGGCTCAAGCTGACAGGAGCGGTCAATTCGTCGGACCCGCGCTATTATTACGGGTATCTCCTGGACATCGGCGACACCGTGCATGTCATCCGGGACATCCAGAAAAACGAGGAAGCGGCGCGATTGCGCATCAATCACGTACCGACCCCGGTCCTCCTGATCAATCACCAGTCCCTGCGCATCAGGCAGGCCAACGCCGCCGCCAGGAATCTCTTCAGCCTGCCGAGGTCATCCAACGGAAGACTGCCGCATTTTTCCGAAGTGTCCCCGAAAACCAACGAAACGAAACTCGAAGCCATACTCAACGATCTGCCTGACAAACCCTGGGCCGGCCTGCTCGATTTCAACACGACACAGGGCGAACCCTTCAAGGCCGAAACGAAACTCCACTGGGTCCCGTGGAGGCAGACCGCGCTCATCAGGATGTCGGTCACCCCGATCAACAAGGAAAATGACGCCGACGCCCAGACGCAGACCAAAAACCTGAAAGCCGGATTCAAGGATGCACCGGACCTTGCCGCCATGCTCGAACAGGCGCTGAAACACCCCTCCATCAGCACACGGTGCAACGCGATCATGCTTTCTGTCATCCATGCCCGCAGCAACAAGGTCTTTGTAGCCGGAGCAGGCGCCCCCCTTGCCAACATGCCGCAGGGAGAAGAGTTCTCATACAGGGGAACCATTGCCGAAGACATCGTCCGCTTCAATCTGGATCACCTGGTGGTAGACGACACCCTGGACAGCATCAAACCCATTGATTGGGCCCTGTTCATCCCACGCGGCATCCGCTCCTACTTCGCCAAACCATTTTATGAACGCAAGACGCTGCGCACCGTCCTCATCCTCTGTTCCACCGAACCGGATCAGTTCGCAGGGGTAAAACCCGATGCCTTTGACGACATCCTCACCCCCCTGAACGACGCCGCCCGCACCCTCCGCCCCAAACGGGCCAAACGAAACCGCTCCTAGGGATCACCCGCTCCGAACCATCTTGCGAAGCACGGCGCCCTGCCATGTTTCGTACTCCTGCACTGCCTCAGGCAAACGCCCCTCATCGGTCAACTGTCGTTTTCACCCCGGACCGGGTCACCCGGTTATCACGACACATACGCCTTGATTGGTTCTACCAATTACTATATTGGGTCAATATAGACCTACAATTGGCTCAACGACCCCCTTTTTCTACAATTTTGTTGGCACCACTGTTGTCGGGCGGCTAATTGGTAATTCCAATATGGCTGTAATTGCCCGAGGACCATGGTGCATCATGAACAAAAAAGACAAGGCGCTCGAAAAACTCGGACAGATCATCCAGGACATGGAGCTCAAGGCCGGCGACAGGCTGCCCTCCGAACGGCGGCTGGAGACCATGCTCGAGGTGAGCCGGAACACCCTCCGGTCCATCCTGCATTCCCTGGAGGCTCGGGGGCTGGTTGCCATCCGGCCCGGCAGCGGTTGCTACATGCGGGTAGGCATATCAACGGCCCACGACAACCCCCTGGACCTCAACCTGAGCCCGGAAAAGGTCATGGCCGACCAGTTGGAAGCGGCCTACCTGCTCCTGCCCATGATTGCCGAACACGCCGCGGACCGCATCGGAGAGCGTCAACTGGAAGAGCTCAAACGGTGCAGCGTGGACATCTCCCGCTCCATCTTTCAGGAGTCCCCGAAACGGGTCTGGAACCAATGCCTGACTTTTTTCCGGCTCATCGCCATTGGCACGGGCAACGATTTCCTGGTGCGCACGGTCGAGCAGGTCTGCTCTGCGGACATGGCCGCCTATGACATCTTCTTCACCCTGCGGCGGGATGAACGCGAGGCCATTTTTGCGGACCATATCAAACTGATGCATGCCCTGCGCGCCCGCGACAGCGAATGGGCCAGGGCCATCACGGCCAACTATTTCCTCCGCATGTGCAGCATTCTCGAAGAGCGGGAACAGATCCCCATGACGGATCTGGTCTTCCGTTCGCTGAGGGAAAAAACCGAACAGCGGGACAGAGGTGGAACATGGCCTGTCTGACACGAAGAGATTTTTTCAAGGGAACATTCTCGGCAGAGAAGCCAGCCGCCTCCACGGACGGCAACGCGCCCTCCTCCCTTCCGGAAAGGACACCGTTTTCCTGGAACGAACTGGAGGCCATTGCCGGGGACTTTCCCCCTGAGATGCTTTCAATGGAAGCAGAACGACTAGGGCTGGACCCGGACTCCCCGGACCGCGAAACCCTGCTGGCAGCCGTATACAGGGCCATGACAGGAAGCGGACCGGAGAAATCCGGGCTGTAGAACCGAACGAACCGGAAAGCAGGTTGGGGCCTGAGATCCGGAAACCCCCTCTTGAAAGGAGGCTACTTATGGAACGGTTTGGCGAAGGCTACTTAGAAGAGCGCAAACTCGTCAAGCGCTGGTCGGGACCAATTCCCGCACTGGTAAGCTTGGTGATCACGCTCGCCGTGTTCTATCTGTCCTGGTGGATATTCCAGGACCCGCGTGGCGTCATGCGCATGTACACCCCGTATGTGGGATACATGTACTGCCGCTGGTGGCTCATCATGATGATCTGGATGGTCTACATCTTCAACTTCTGGCCGTTCAAGCGCAAATGGCTTGAAACGGCCCACCCCCTTTTGAAGGGAGCCGTGCTGACGACCATTTCGGCGGTCATTCTGGTGGCGCTCATCAAAGGATTTTTCGAAGGCCTCATGGGCAACTACGGCCTGGCTTACTTCAACCCGGATCAACTGGAAAAGCTGCCCGGCGTGACCAGCTTTTTCGCCATCGAATATTCGGCCCTGGCCATTTTGATGTTCGCGGCCATCGCCAGTTGGCTCTCACCCGCATGGGTCGTGGCCTTTGAAGAAGCACCCTGGCAGAAACTTTCGCAACCAGCCAAGGGCTTCTCCATCCTGATCATGACCTTTTTCCTGTCCCTGGTGGTCTACTTCGTGACCATGCATCCGCACATGGGCATCCTGTACCATCCGTGGCAGTACTTCACCTCCATTGCGCCCCCGTACTGGGAACAGTTCGCGGACACCGTGTCCGGCAACTTCCACATCTCGTGGATCATGTGCTGCACCGTGGTCGTCTGGCTGGTGGAAACCATCTGGGAGCGGTATCCCTTCAACCTGATCAAGAACGACTGGGCACGCCGTTTTGCCTGTTTCTTCGGCATCATCGGTATTGCCCTGGCCATGCACTTCTTCCTCTACTTCGCTCAGGAACTGACCTGGGGCGAAGCCATCCGAGGCACCCGCCGCGCGTTCGCGCCCGACTGGCGCTGGCTGCACGTGGGCGAAATGGCCATCTTCTTCCTGGTCCCGGCCCTGTTCGTGACCTTCTACTGCGACAACTGGCCCAAGAAATACTCCATGCCAGTAAACGTCCTGCTGCGCACCGTGGTCACCCTGATCGGCGCCATCGCGCTGTACATCGTTTACTACAAGACCTCGCACATGTTCCTGGGCACCCAGAAAGGCTTCTCCCACCCGCAACAGTTCCCGATGATCCCGATGATCTGGCTGGTCAACATCTGGTTGGTCCACCATTGGTTCATGGACAACTGGCCCGCATGGAAGATGGTTCCCAAGACCGCTGAAGAGATCGAAGCCGATCATGCTGCCAAGAAGGCGGCCATCGAGGACGTCCGCTGGTCGCCGAAGTTCGGCGTGGGCCTGACGGCAGGCGTGGCCATGGGCGTGGTCTTCTACTTTATCACGGTATGGGCACTGCCAGCAGTGTATGCAGCCGTCAACATCATCCCCGGCAACTAGCCCGGAAAGGAGTATCGCATGTCAGACAACATAAACAGACGCGACTTCCTGAAGGGAGCCGCCACCGGCGTGGGCGTGGGCCTTCTGGGCGCAATGGGACTGTATTCGTATTCGCCCATGCGCAAGAGCCACTTCACCCAGGCAGAACGCAAGATGACCGACATCGGCGTCTGCAAAAGCGTCAAAGTGACCAACATCTCGGAGACCAGCTGGTTTGAAAACGGCGTTCTCATGGGCGACATCAAGGGCGCTGGCGGGTTGCTGGTCAACCAGTACGATTACAACTGGCCGCCGTTCGGCAACGGCAAGGGCCTTGGCAAGGGCTCCTACGAAGAGGGCATCGCCCAGATCAAGCACCTGCTTCCCAACCGACTGGAAGAAGCCTGGAAAATAATCGAGGGCAACTCCGTGCATCCCGAGAACGCCGGCGGCTACGCAGCCCTGGTGGAAGTGGAGCAGATGGACGGCAAAAAGACCAAATACCTGCTTGATGTCGGCTGGTCCTACAAATGGTGCGACGAGGCGTTCAAGCGGGAAGGCATCGACAAGATGCTCGAAAACAAGGAAATCGAAGCCCTGTTCTTCTCCCATGAACACTTCGACCACTTCTGGGGGCTTCCGGTCGCGCTGAAATACGACCCGGAAATCACCATCTACATCCCGGAAGGGTTCTACCCGGAAGGTTTGCAGTACATCAAGGACTGCGGTCACAAGGGCAAGTTGATCACGGTCAAGAACGGCCTGAACAAGGTCATTCCCGGCATGGCGAGCTACGTCTTCGCCATCCCCATCATCTGCCGCGTGTACGGGGAACAATCCCTTTACTTCAACGTGGCCGACAAGGGACTGGTCAGCGTCACCGGCTGCTGCCACCAGGGCATCATCCGGTTCGCCGAAACCGCCTACAACGAAATCAAGTACGAAAACGACAAGTGCTACGGCATCTACGGCGGCCTGCACATCTCGCCCTTTGACGACTGGGACCCCAAGTACGACGACCTGGTCATCTCCCTGGGCGACTATGGATTCGAACGCATCGGCTGCAACCACTGCACGGGCGTACTGTGTGCCAAGAAGTTCATCGCCGCCGGGTATCCGGTGGTTGAAGGCACCGCCAAAAACCGTTCCAAGGACAAGGCCTACCTCGGCAACGGGGACACCATCACCTTCGGCTAACCCACCCCAACCTCATAAACGCCGGCCGCTTCCGCCTTACGGCGGGGTGGCCGGCACCTTCGGAGCCGCACATGTCCATCACCCTGAAAGCATTGCTCCCTCCAGCGTTGCTGGATAATCCCAAACTGGTCGCCGTCGAACTGCCCCGCGCGCTCATGACACGGGCCAACTTCATTCCAGGCGTCCGCCACCGGCTCGGCTGGCGCGGCGTGAGAGACTGCGCAAAGGGCGGGGGAGGATTGACCGTGCGCGTCACCGGCATGCCGGGCGTATACGGTGTGGAAATCCTGGCTGCGGACGGACAGAAGGATGCCGGGCGGGCGACCTTCGGCATTTCCTATTTCCCGATGCCGGACGAAGACCTGATCGAATCCTTCAGCATTGACGCGGGACTGGCCGCCCAGGCCGGAGATTATCTCGAAAGGGTGCGCGAATTCACCCTGCATCCCGATCTGCGCGTCCTGTTCCACATTGCCGGACTGGAGACCTTTTTCACAGCCGCCCCCCAGGGCGTGGGCATGGCTCTGTCCGCCCCGGAACACGACGTGGTCATAGCCAGGGACGGACTGGAAATTCAAACCCCGAACGGCCCGGTGCAAGCCGTTCCGCCCGGCGGAACGGACCAGGATTTTCCGGCATGGGACACGGCGCTGCCCCTGTTCAATGCCCTGGCCGCCTCCGCATCATTTTGCCTCGGCGACAGCCCTGATTCGCTGACCAGCCACAGCATGGCCTCCACACGCAGGACCTATGGCGCGAACGCGCGGATCACCTCTCAAGCCTGCCCCCATTCGCGAACATGGCGCCTCGGGCTGGGCTGGAACACCCCTGTTCCGGCAGACCCGCACTTCACCGACACGAAAGACCTCTGGCAACGGCCCGCCCCCATTCCCGAAGACTGGGCCGACGCCCTCTGGCTGAACCCGAACATCCAGGGCGCGGGCAACAGCATCGACAAACGGACAATGGGCATCTCGGACAAGCCGCGCCTTATCGTCCTGACCGGCTTTCTCGGGTCCGGCAAGACCACGTTCCTGGCCCGTTTCATCGAAGAACAGGCGGCCAAAAACGGCTTTGTGGCCGTCATTCAGAACGAAATCGGCCAAAAAGGGCTGGACGGCAAACTCATGGGGCAACACTACGCCGTCACCGAAGTGGACGAAGGATGCGTCTGCTGCACCCTGGCCGGAAGCCTGCGGGCCGCCCTCTCGGGCATCCTCTCGGAATTCCAACCGGATTTCGTTGTTCTCGAGACCACCGGACTGGCCAACCCGGCCAACCTGCTTTCTGAAATAGCCGACCTTGACGACCTGCTCGAATTCGCCTCGGTGACCACGGTGGTGGATGCGGCCGGAGCCGCCCGCGCCCTGGACAATCACGAAGTGGCCCGGAGCCAGGTTCGATTGGCCGATGTGCTGCTCGTCAACAAGGCCGACCTTGTTTCCGAATCGGCCCTCAACGAACTCGAAACCCGCCTGCGGACATTGAACACCGCAGGGACCATGCACCGGGTGGTCCAGGGGGACATCCAGGCCGCAGCACTCTACGGGGTGAACTTCCGCAACACGCCGAGCCGCCCGGCCCCGACTCTGCCCCTGATGGGCGCACAACCCACCCACATGGACGACAACATCCAAAGCTCCCTCATTTCCCTGGACGCACCCGTGGACCGCGCCGCATTCAGCCAAGGTGTGGCCGCACTTCCTGACAAGGTCCTCCGGGCCAAGGGTATTGTCCGATTCCTGGACACCGACATCCCGGAAGTATTCCAATTCGTTCCCGGACACACCTCCCTGACGCCGATGGACCAGGAGCCAGGCGGCAGCTTCATGGTCATCATCGGCCAGGACTCCCCACAGGTCGCTGAAGACTTCCGGTCCGCCCTCGGCATCGGGGCGTCCGCCTCCTGACCGCTCCTTTGTTGAAGCGTCGGCTCGACTGAGCGTCTTTTAACGACTGACGCAAAAAGCCCCCGAAAAGCTTCTGCTTTCGGGGGCTTTATTCATCTGTGGAGAAAGACGCTACTTGGCGGCTTTCCGAGCTGCATCAAGCCAACCATTCCAGGTAGCCTGATTCTTGGCGATCCACTCATCCACATGCTTGGCGATATCCTTGTCGGACTTCTCTCCTTCGTTCATGCGGGTGTTCTGCTCGCTGACATCGGCCAGGGGCAGGGTGAACACATCCAGGAACTTGGCGGCAGCCGGGTTGGCGGCCAGGAATTTCTTGTTGGCCACGACAGCGATATCGTACACGACGAATCCCGGACGAAGCGGATCGGAAACCGCCCCTTCAATGCCGGAGACTTCGCCGTTCACATCGCCTTCAGCGGGTACGTTGATCCACATCACGTCCTTGCCGGGCTTGAGTTTGTACACGGTCCAGTTGGGCGTCCAGGTGTAGAAGAAGACCGGCTTGCCGGACTTGTATGCACCCAGAGCAGAGGCCATACCGGCCTCGTACGCGGCCTTGATGGGCTTGATATACTCTCCCAGGCCATAGATCTCCATGTGCGTGGCGATGACCTTTTCACAACCCCAGCCCGGAGGGCAGGCAACCAGATCGGCCTTGCCGTCGCCGTCCTGGTCGAACGCCTTGATCACCTCGGGACGCTTGAAATCGTCGAGGGATTTGATGCCGAATTGTTCCACTTCCTTTTTGGATACCAGGTATCCCTGCATGCCGCCCGCCTTGATGATCGGGGAGAGAATGGCCGCCTTCTCATCAAAGTTCTTGGGCAGCTGGGGAGTGTGCAGAGGGAAATTGCCGTTGCACCAGTAGTCGATGTCGCCCAGGACGATGGACTTGTAGGCAATGGGATTTGTCAGGTCCTTGGGTTTCTGAACGTCATAGCCGAGTTCTTCGAGACCGCGGCGGGCCAGGGCTTCCTGGAAAAAACCGGTGTTCCAGGTGGCGCGGGCGGGCTTCAGGGTCACGCCCTCGCCGGGCTTCATGTCCGTGGCCAGCGCGGCCGATGCGATCATGACCGTGCAGATGACGGTAAGGAAGATTTTCATGAATTTCATAGGACCTCCTAGGGTTCTGTTTTTTATTTCTTTTGAGCCATGGATTGGGTGATGCGGTCCAGGACAATGGCCATGAGCACGATGCCCAGGCCGCCGACCACGGCGCGTCCAATATCCAGGGTGTTCAAACCGAGGATAACAGGGGAACCGAGTCCGCCCGCACCGATGAGCGCGGCGATGACGACCATGGACAGGGCCATCATGATGGTCTGGTTCAGGCCGGCCAGGATGGTCGGCATGGCCAGGGGAATCTGGACCTTGAAGAGCACCTGCCAGCGGGTGGCCCCGAAGGCCTGTGCCGCTTCCACCAGTTCGGGATGCACGCCCCGGATGCCGAGGCTGGTCAGCCGGACGATGGGGGGCAGGGCAAAAATGATGGTGGCCAGCACGCCCGCCACGTTGCCGACGGAAAAGAGCATGACGATGGGCACCAGATAGACAAAGGCCGGGGTGGTCTGCATGGCGTCAAGCACGGGCCTGAGATATGTCTGAAACCGGTCGCTGCGCCCGGCCATGATGCCGAGTGGAACGCCGAGCAGGCCGCATATGACGACCGAGGAAAGGACCATGGCCAGGGTGATCATGGTGTCCTCCCACAGGCCGAGAAACCCGACGAGCAGCATTGATGCCATGGAAAAAACCGCCAGCCGCTTGCCGGAGACTCTCCAGGCGATCAGGCAGACCACACCGATGATGATGGCCGGGTGCATGGCATTGAGACCGTGCTCGAACCCGGTCAGGAGCTGTTCCACCGGCCATTTCAACATCTGGAAAAACTCTCGGTGGTTGTCCACCAGCCAGTCGACAAAGGTGCTGACCCATTGGTCTAGGGGGATTGTTGCGTCATCGAACATGATCATTCGCCTCCTTCGGTCAACGTGACCTCGGTCTTGTGCAACGTCCTGAGAAAACGGTTCTTGGAGACGACGCCCAGATACTTGTCGGCATCGTTCACC
This window encodes:
- the proX gene encoding glycine betaine/L-proline ABC transporter substrate-binding protein ProX: MKFMKIFLTVICTVMIASAALATDMKPGEGVTLKPARATWNTGFFQEALARRGLEELGYDVQKPKDLTNPIAYKSIVLGDIDYWCNGNFPLHTPQLPKNFDEKAAILSPIIKAGGMQGYLVSKKEVEQFGIKSLDDFKRPEVIKAFDQDGDGKADLVACPPGWGCEKVIATHMEIYGLGEYIKPIKAAYEAGMASALGAYKSGKPVFFYTWTPNWTVYKLKPGKDVMWINVPAEGDVNGEVSGIEGAVSDPLRPGFVVYDIAVVANKKFLAANPAAAKFLDVFTLPLADVSEQNTRMNEGEKSDKDIAKHVDEWIAKNQATWNGWLDAARKAAK
- a CDS encoding proline/glycine betaine ABC transporter permease encodes the protein MFDDATIPLDQWVSTFVDWLVDNHREFFQMLKWPVEQLLTGFEHGLNAMHPAIIIGVVCLIAWRVSGKRLAVFSMASMLLVGFLGLWEDTMITLAMVLSSVVICGLLGVPLGIMAGRSDRFQTYLRPVLDAMQTTPAFVYLVPIVMLFSVGNVAGVLATIIFALPPIVRLTSLGIRGVHPELVEAAQAFGATRWQVLFKVQIPLAMPTILAGLNQTIMMALSMVVIAALIGAGGLGSPVILGLNTLDIGRAVVGGLGIVLMAIVLDRITQSMAQKK